A genomic region of Peromyscus eremicus chromosome 19, PerEre_H2_v1, whole genome shotgun sequence contains the following coding sequences:
- the Mc4r gene encoding melanocortin receptor 4 — translation MNSTHHHGMYTSLHLWNRSSYGLHSNTSASLGKGYSDGGCYEQLFVSPEVFVTLGVISLLENILVIVAIAKNKNLHSPMYFFICSLAVADMLVSVSNGSETIVITLLNSTDTDAQSFTVNIDNVIDSVICSSLLASICSLLSIAVDRYFTIFYALQYHNIMTVKRVGIIISCIWAACTVSGILFIIYSDSSAVIICLITMFFTMLVLMASLYVHMFLMARLHIKRIAVLPGTGTIRQGANMKGAITLTILIGVFVVCWAPFFLHLLFYISCPQNPYCVCFMSHFNLYLILIMCNAIIDPLIYALRSQELRKTFKEIICFYPLGGICDLSGRY, via the coding sequence ATGAACTCCACCCACCACCATGGCATGTATACTTCCCTCCACCTCTGGAACCGCAGCAGCTATGGGCTGCACAGCAATACCAGCGCGTCCCTGGGGAAAGGATACTCAGATGGAGGATGCTATGAGCAACTTTTTGTCTCCCCCGAGGTGTTTGTGACTCTGGGTGTCATAAGCCTCTTGGAGAACATTCTAGTGATTGTGGCAATAGCCAAGAATAAGAACCTGCACTCACCCATGTACTTTTTCATCTGTAGTCTGGCTGTGGCAGATATGCTGGTGAGCGTTTCAAACGGGTCGGAAACCATCGTCATCACCCTCTTAAACAGCACGGATACGGACGCTCAGAGCTTCACCGTGAATATTGACAATGTCATTGACTCTGTGATCTGTAGTTCCTTGCTTGCATCCATTTGCAGCCTGCTTTCCATTGCGGTGGACAGGTATTTCACTATCTTTTACGCACTCCAGTACCATAACATTATGACGGTTAAGCGGGTAGGGATCATCATAAGCTGTATCTGGGCAGCATGCACAGTGTCGGGCATCCTCTTCATCATTTACTCGGACAGTAGCGCTGTCATCATCTGCCTCATTACCATGTTCTTCACCATGCTGGTCCTCATGGCCTCTCTCTATGTCCACATGTTCCTGATGGCGAGGCTTCACATTAAGAGGATTGCTGTCCTCCCTGGCACCGGTACCATCCGCCAGGGTGCCAACATGAAGGGGGCAATTACCTTGACCATCCTGATCGGGGTCTTCGTCGTCTGCTGggcccctttcttcctccacttACTCTTCTACATATCCTGTCCGCAGAATCCATACTGTGTGTGCTTCATGTCTCATTTTAACTTGTACCTCATACTGATCATGTGCAATGCTATCATTGACCCTCTCATTTATGCACTCCGGAGTCAAGAACTGAGGAAAACCTTCAAAGAAATCATCTGCTTCTATCCCCTGGGAGGCATCTGCGACTTGTCGGGCAGGTATTAA